A window of the bacterium genome harbors these coding sequences:
- a CDS encoding SRPBCC domain-containing protein → MKLEKEISVPVAPDKVWAFLWDVERVARCLPGCRDVRTVVPHERYEAVVAERVGPFKVQFPLEIRVVEAEESRRLKAEAVGRDAAMGTSLRVMLDLHLEGVGSGSRLVIVSDTSLSGKLATLGHGMIQQRADGIMTKFAETMQRELEGAG, encoded by the coding sequence ATGAAGCTTGAGAAGGAGATTTCGGTACCGGTCGCCCCCGACAAAGTCTGGGCCTTTCTGTGGGACGTCGAACGGGTCGCCCGTTGCTTGCCCGGGTGCCGAGACGTGCGCACGGTCGTGCCGCACGAGCGGTACGAGGCCGTCGTCGCGGAGCGGGTCGGCCCGTTCAAGGTGCAGTTTCCCCTCGAGATCCGCGTCGTGGAGGCGGAAGAGTCGCGCCGCCTGAAGGCAGAAGCGGTCGGCCGCGACGCCGCGATGGGTACCTCGCTCCGGGTGATGCTGGACTTGCACCTGGAGGGGGTGGGATCCGGCTCGCGGCTCGTTATTGTGTCCGACACGAGCCTGTCGGGGAAACTCGCGACGCTTGGGCACGGGATGATTCAGCAGCGGGCCGACGGGATCATGACGAAGTTTGCCGAGACGATGCAGCGCG